gaGGAAGGTGTTTTGTTCATGACACTTAAATGATTACTGAACAAAGCACAGCCACAAGCAAGACTGCGTCAGGCACAACTGTCAGCATGGCAACATGTTAACAATGACAATGATAACGCGCTGAAATCTAGCATGtttaatgtttaccatgttcaccattttattttaataataatgctCATTAGCAAATGTCTGAGCCCTATGTCAGTGTGGAAACAGACACAATGTCATCCACAGAGCCACACTGTCAGAGCCAAGGAGTAAATCAGCTCCACACATGGCCAGTTTGAAActtagactgtatataaaaatggatgtagtcactgggcccggaaaatgaagccaatgtggaagtgtctgaagcctaTATTCtgtgtaatgaccagcagagagcgactcactggttgtttctatagaagtctatgagaaaaggactctacttctcacttgatttataatgtcagtaaacattttccggaggagtttatggttcaatctctagtttcaattcttcttcaatacaacatgatgttcattttgtaaatcatctcatttacagtcaaatagacgataaagcaccgtagcgtggatacagcttgaCTGACCGGACGTAGAACTGGGGGGTGGGTCTAACTGAGCCCGTCCTCTGTGCgaccacctgcaaccatgcactgattggacagaCGAGATCAGTTAGACCCACCCCCAGTTCTACGTCCggcttaaaaaaacccaacatggcgCTGATCTAAATGTGAAACTTGAGGcttcagagctgcagctcaaGAACCagcgggtgacgtcacggaggGTCTACACTCAGGACTCCTACCTGTCTCCACTCTGAACTCCCATGGGCACGCAGTAGTTGAGCTCCAGTCTGGCAATGTTTCCAAGGCGCAGCACGATGCCCGCTCCGTATGACCAGCGAATACACTCAGCTAGCTTCTGAAGGTGCGCCCGGGGACCCTCACCTGCACACATTACACTCTCGATGTCAAACCACAGTATATATGGAACTCGGAACGCTGAGTGATGCAGTGTCGGGAGCAGTCAGGGGCTCAGTGTCTTTCTCAGACACACTTGGACAAACTCTCAAGAGGAGTCGGTATCAACGCCCCTGAGACATGAAGTGTATGAGAGAAATGTAGAAGCTGCCGATGAGATGTGTCgttaaatttgaattaaactTGAATCACACAGCAGCTCCTTGTCCTGAGTTATGGTGTTGGATAATGGCCAGCACAAAGTCTTTTGCACATTACTTGaatgtcatcacttcatcatcATATCACACCACACATTTATGTCATGGTTTATCATTGTGATTCGCGAGATTATATTTGAAATTCCAATCAGTTCATCGTTGAGACCAAAAGAATGTTTGTGCCAattttgaagacatttcctcGAGGTGTCCACATTACGTTCACAACATGAGACGCACTGATGGACGACACTCGCACACAATGTTGGGTCAAAAGAGTTTGAACAACTTATTCCCTCTGGAACGTGGCTATTACAACTGGTataagaataagaagaagaagaaatgtttagGGAGCACCAACCGTAGTTGAGGTTGCAGAGGTTGCCGGCGTTGAGAAAGAAGTGGGTCCTGAACAGGTCTCCGAAGCCGCCTCTGCCTGGTCTGAAGGGCAGAGGGGTGTAGAGGTGCAGACCACCTGCCCAGTATGCCTCTCCACCCAGATAATCACCtgaacacagaggagcaggacaTCATGGGACACTCTTCTCTGTCTAGTGGTAGGGATTCAATTTAATTATTAAGGTCCTGATTATCCGGATTATTCagctaaatgaaaatgaataacacAGACAAGACATGAAATTCCTCTTGTCTGCTTTCTCTTTACTGCACCTTGGTTATTGAATACAGTAGGTGTGAACGTGCTGAGAGATGAGGAACTATATTCACTTTCAACCtctaactgttttttttctagataaCATTCACATCTTTTTGCACAGAACTATATGTTACAAAGACTTTATATTTTTACCACTTATTTAATGTAACCATCTAAGTGGAGGCTCCGGACTTCGTCCTCCACCATGGTCATCACATTACAGACCTAACTATTATAAAACAACAGAGAATCTATTTCTATACTGTAGATATGTTAGCGTTAAGCTATGACAGTCAAGTTTCTACCTTCACTTTGTGGCCCAATACTGTACATCCCAAATCCTCGCACACTGGTGGGACCTCCGAGGTAGAATCTGGACAACATACACCAGTAGAGTTGTCTCAACTATCACATATTTACTGTTTGCAAAATAgtgaaacaacaaaatacagaaCACTTAAGATGAAAAAAACTTGGTTGTTTTGAACAAAGTGATTATTAGTCAATAATCATAAATATTAAGAAGCAATTAAGTATCAATTTcacatgtttttcttatttatatGGTTGTTTAGAAATTTCAGAGTAATTCTAATTATGATCTACTATTGATGTGCTGATGGTTGTGACAGGAGCCAGATCACAGCTGTTGGACAATGAGACATACCTGTCAGCGATACAGGACGACTGTCCTCCAATGGGACACAGCACTCCCCCCCACAGAGAAGCACATAAGACCTGAGAGGATATGACATGTTTCCTTCAAACACATAAAACCTCAAAACACATTTACCACGTCCCTCTGCTcagctgccctctggtggtttGTAAAGGTAACTACAATTACAAGCGCAACACTACGGTAACATTTCCAGCAAATGTCATTGTACCATCACTTGTCTTTGATAGAAGAGCTTAGCAGGAGCACTGACACGCGGCAGTCAGTGTCCACAGAAtctatttataaaaaacaaaacaaaacaaacccaaactACAGACTCAAAACTCACCGAGTCCCAGAAGAGACGCCTGTTGAGCTGCAGCTCAAAATCCTCTTTCAAGAAGCTTGCATCTCCTCCCGTGTAGCCTGCCAGCTCCTGcagcgcgcacacgcacacacacacacacacacaaaaacaaaaagattctATCTGTTACTTTGACTAAAATGTCTATAGTCATATCTGTATTGGGATTTACAGCTGAAGTGGGACGGCCATACATCAGAGGCTGTTTGATATTATCCAACTCGTTTTCAAAGTTTAGCTGCTAcataaaatacagaaatcatATTTGTAACAATTCATTCAGTTATTCACCATCAACTAGTTGCTCATTAACATGCATATTAGGAGCATTTTGTCtcttattaatgttttattctgcATGATCATATTCTACAACCATAAGACAAATAACTAATAGATTTTCCTCAATAACCCGTCACTTCAGACCCGGGTGAGCAGAAGTTAGTTTTTGGACATTGGTaatacttgtattttttttttttgttacattaaaataaagCATCATTGTAGTTAttgagggggaagagagatTCCTGTAGTACCACCCACACTGAGCAAAGCATCATAAAATCATCATGTTACAGATGCCACACCTACTGTCAATGAGCAGTTGTTAGCAGGTTATCGAGGGATATCTCTCGGTTGATGGTCTGGTGATATTATCATGCAGAATAAAACATTAAGACGTGGTTAATGAGGACTAATACAGAGCCAATATGCTCCTGAAATGCATGTTAATAGGCTTATAGTTGATGGTGATTAAGTGtacattaatataaatataaataaaatatttgaaccATGTAAATAATGTCTAAATTAAGTCAGTAAAATGAGCATCTAAAGTACAATAAGACGTTTAACAGCAGTAAACAACATGTCAAACCTGGTTTATCCTGAGTAAGGCACCTCTGCTGGGGAAAATGGCAGAATTCCTTGAATCGACTGACACAGtgtgctgaaaacaaaaacaaaataaccctGTAAAAAGGCATTTCCTGAAAATCATTTAGCctaaaggaaaatatgaaaaagataaGACTGTTTTGAGAGGACAGAACGAAAACACATTCTGGGGCTACTAGGAGCTGGAATAATTCGCCAGGCTGTACCGAGAGGGCAGATTTCAGTGAGTGGCCACTCTCCTCTCGCACGGCGAAGGAAGCGCTTCGTGCCAGGCAGCCCAGCTCCCTCCACACACCCTCCCACTTCAGAGTGTGGCTGGTCATCCCCAGAGGAAACTGCaggaggacaaaggagaggaCTGTGGCTGGAACTGAAGCTTTAACATAGGAACTTACTGTTACTAGAATCTTTATGTTAACTGCTGTTAAGGATTTTAATCTAGTCTTctcagtgcgcacacacacacacacacacacacacacacacacacacacacacacacacacacacacacacacacacacacacacacacacacacacacacacacacacacacacacacacacacacacacacacacacacactctcttacgTTGAGTTCTGCGGACATGCCTCTGTCAGTCTCCTTTAAGGAGCTCCATGGGAACTGACCGGTGACTTTGTACATGTTGAGAGTGAGGCTGAAACAGAGGACACCACCTTGGTTATACCTGACTTGTTGTAAAACGATGCCAGATGTTTCTTGAATGGACCAAAAACATACCATCCCATGTAACGGGTGACTGATAAGCTGTATGATATGAATTATAAGTCTCTTATAATAACCGTTACACCGATGACCACAGTGTAAGTGAGACGCGCTGTACCAGGATCAGTAGTTAGTGTAGCTTCCTGATCGTTCACCTCTCACAGGAGCTTTGACTAGCGTCTGCGGAGCCGGGTCGGCGACATACTTGCGTTCAAAGTGTCCGGGCTGGGGCTTGAAGAAGGACAGGCCGTAGGACGTCTCCTTGGTCCCATACGAGAACTGGAAGGTGAGTTTCTCCGCTCGACCAAGCATGTTGGGCAGCTTCAGACCCAGCACCTGGAAAACAGGACAGAGccttacagacacacacttagagCTGCTGTCCACTGGTGTCGTGTACTCGTCACATATATGATTACCATTAccataaatataattttacccACTAGTAACTTACAAAGCAGTCGTCCACACATCATAATATTTTGAATGTATTAACTCTATGGTGgccaatattaaaatataaaaactttttgtgcagagctgctcattgtcagaactgttgtgtttctctgtaatattgtgaggtcttgacctcactacgtaaagtgccttgagatgatgtatgttgtgatttggtgcaaACCTAAAAAATTGGATTGAATTGCATTGAACTaagctgcacggtggtgtagtagTTAGctctgtcgcctcacagcaacaaggatcccggttcaaaccaaccagagcctttctgtgtggagtttgcatgttctccacgggtgggttctctccgggttgtccggcttcctcccacagtccaaacacatgcagaacgAGGTTAGGTTCTCATTCCGGATTCATAATTGACCGTAGTGGGttaatgtgagagtgaatggctgtttgtctcCGTATGTTGCCCTGTGCTATGCGGCGACCTGTATGCGGCGACCATGgttgaaccccgcctctcgcccagctGAGATGGGCTCCAGCCGAtgaagcggtatagataatggatggatggatgaacggAACTATGAATgagtttttttagtttatgaTCTAACAGACACCTGCAAGTCAATTACAAGCTAGAATGTtggcttgaatttggatgaagaagTTGAAGGGTTATGAAGGGTAGGAAAAGTGAGACATGGGTagttaatgtgtaattactATGAAAGTTGAATAAAACTCAAAGTATGAAAGttctgaaaatgttgaataGAAGCCAGAATTTCCTAATTTGAGATGATAGTTTAGAtgtttgaataaagtttataggttgaaaaatgtggaatGAGAAGAGGGCCAAAAAACAggctgaaaaatgtttttagtcaACAAATAATTGAATTGTCTTTAGTATGAAActgttttagaaaatgaatcatTTGTCCTCTCACCATGCTTCCTTCATTGTTGCCAACCATGGTGTTGTAGCTTCCTGTCAGCCTCTTGATCTCTGTCACCTCAAACGTTACATCCAGACCGTTGGGCAGAGCGTCTGCACCTGAGGTCATGGAGGAAGATTTGCCTCAGTGCAGCTGATGCCTCAAACATCAGCTGCACTCAAAAGCAAGAGATACTCAAAATGCACGGTAATATTAATGGTGGGCAACGAGAGACAGGTGAATTCAAACCTTCAGTCGTATCGATAAGAACCTCCACCTCATTGAAGATTCCCAGGCGGAGCAGCTTCTGTCTGGCAACGTGAGCTTTTTTCATCACCTGTGACAACGACAGAAACATTCATGTGGCACTTCCACTTCTGGACAGGTCAGTTTTCAATGAAAGCAATGCTACTAGCTCACAGGTTCCATATAATGCAAAATACACTTTTTCATGGTTTTCTTCCATAAGTATGTCCCCGGCATGTCCTGTACACCCGACTGTACAGCCTGGCATTAGCACATGATGTTGAGCTACAGGCTTTGTGAGCTTAGGCCGACTAACTAGTCAGAGCAGTAGCGTTAATCTGGACGCCTGGAACTGTGTTTTCATGTAGCTTTTTGTAATTTCATAATGTAAGGTAAGCTCAGCTGGTGACCACCCAGTAGCACAGGCGTGTGCTTATTTACCTGACACACGagccttgtgaaaaaccaacaGTTAGATTGTGCAGAATTCATTTGCTAAAGGCAAGACTAGATATCACTTGATGTCCATGGGTAGCTGGGTCCAGCAGTGGGCAGCGCAGTCGCTAAAATGCCATTCTACCCTGTTCAGTGGGCACCACGAGCTGACCAGCTCCTGCAGATCTCAGAGACCTGGCTCAAAGAACTACATACTTTAAACGTTTCAGAAATATAGTTTGGGCCCTGAGCGTTCCGTTTCTTCTAGACAATAAGTAAGACTATGAAATCAACACTGGAACTGACCCAGAAGTCAGTGTAAAGACCTGTGAACTGGAGTTATCTGCTCCCTTTTCTTAGTTTTAGTGAGAACTCTAGCAGCAGCATTCTGAATCGTGCCACGCTGAGCgatacatttgtaaatacatACATCAATGAGGTTTTTGGCGTGGAAGACATCAGAGATTTCATAGCCAAGCAGATCCTCTTTAGTTCTTCCGAGACCCTGAATGTTGACATGTTGGACAACCACCTGCAATCAAAGATAATTTTCTTTGATTACTTTCACATAACCATGATCATACATTGTATATATGACAACGCCTCTGGAATTTCTACCCTAAGATGTAGGCTGGTTTTGACCAATGGCTAGATTTTCCTTGACTGTGATAACATACTGATATGTAATCTTGACACATATTGTAAGTAAGTAATGATACATGTCCTACATTTGACTAAACGAATACTGTGGCTAACATCCTCATCCTGAACAGTTTTataaacatctaaaaaaaaaaggtactctAAGCAAGCAACAATAATCTTCAATCTAAGcaacaatatttaatattgttcAATATTGTTTAACCATTCTAATAAACTTTCTGCAGAACAACAGATTCTTACAGCATCTTAAATGAATTGAAGACTGTTCTGTGAAAACAGACTCAAATACTAATTCAAGAACGAGGAGGCACACATATAAGTACAATGCAGTTACCACTATATGTAAACTGTCCAAGAAGAGTTGCATAGAGAATCTTTCACATTAACCAATCATATATAAATTCaaatttgtgaaatgtgtcacctgaaaaaacaaggacaacaaAACAGCATCATTAAACCTTAAAAACAGTGTTGTACACTTTGAAATGGCTGTAACttgatttgtattgttttcttacCGCCTTATAGTGTAAATACAAAACTATGAGCTACT
This region of Scophthalmus maximus strain ysfricsl-2021 chromosome 12, ASM2237912v1, whole genome shotgun sequence genomic DNA includes:
- the samm50l gene encoding sorting and assembly machinery component 50 homolog B, whose translation is MGAVHAKSLDTLPMHGRDLGVNPDDLVEAPEPEQEGKQEILENKDVVVQHVNIQGLGRTKEDLLGYEISDVFHAKNLIDVMKKAHVARQKLLRLGIFNEVEVLIDTTEGADALPNGLDVTFEVTEIKRLTGSYNTMVGNNEGSMVLGLKLPNMLGRAEKLTFQFSYGTKETSYGLSFFKPQPGHFERNLTLNMYKVTGQFPWSSLKETDRGMSAELNFPLGMTSHTLKWEGVWRELGCLARSASFAVREESGHSLKSALSHTVSVDSRNSAIFPSRGALLRINQELAGYTGGDASFLKEDFELQLNRRLFWDSVLCASLWGGVLCPIGGQSSCIADRFYLGGPTSVRGFGMYSIGPQSEGDYLGGEAYWAGGLHLYTPLPFRPGRGGFGDLFRTHFFLNAGNLCNLNYGEGPRAHLQKLAECIRWSYGAGIVLRLGNIARLELNYCVPMGVQSGDRICDGVQFGAGIRFL